Proteins from one Pyrobaculum neutrophilum V24Sta genomic window:
- a CDS encoding 4Fe-4S dicluster domain-containing protein has translation MPKLAMATIEDLCMLCWACVAACKQEFDVPLGKWRLFITEHYAGEYPNVVGYILHLPQCNHCENAPCVNSCPTGALRHNPETGIVQLDKDLCIGCRACTRACPYNAVYIDPRTNKADKCTFCEHLVYSGLLPACVAACPTGARIFGDIEDPNSLIGKLYREGRIKPVGKVAEVVKPRLFFAPFGAERPINTDAGAFKKVVTAEASNRALVDTVVDLSTWNPNADPALQPGAHPEWSPEPNALGLWKQYRPTKDPSTAELSNAVRDTRQALVYAAIALLVIAGAGAVWTGLIKPAH, from the coding sequence ATGCCTAAACTCGCGATGGCCACGATTGAGGACCTCTGTATGCTATGCTGGGCGTGTGTCGCGGCGTGTAAGCAGGAGTTCGACGTACCGCTTGGGAAATGGAGGCTGTTTATAACGGAGCACTACGCCGGCGAGTATCCAAACGTCGTTGGCTACATACTCCATCTGCCCCAGTGTAACCACTGTGAAAACGCACCCTGCGTCAACTCGTGCCCCACCGGCGCTCTTAGACACAACCCGGAGACGGGCATAGTCCAGCTGGACAAGGACCTCTGCATCGGCTGTAGGGCGTGCACCAGGGCGTGTCCCTACAACGCCGTCTATATAGACCCCCGTACGAACAAGGCGGATAAGTGCACCTTCTGCGAGCACCTTGTCTACTCTGGCCTCCTCCCCGCCTGCGTCGCGGCGTGTCCCACGGGAGCCCGCATATTTGGAGACATCGAAGACCCCAACTCCCTCATTGGGAAGCTCTACAGAGAGGGGAGGATTAAGCCAGTGGGCAAGGTGGCGGAGGTGGTGAAGCCGAGGCTCTTCTTCGCGCCGTTTGGAGCAGAGAGGCCCATAAACACAGACGCCGGCGCGTTTAAGAAAGTGGTCACAGCCGAGGCCAGCAACAGAGCTCTTGTCGACACCGTCGTCGACCTCAGCACCTGGAACCCAAACGCAGACCCTGCGCTGCAGCCCGGCGCACACCCCGAGTGGTCTCCTGAGCCAAACGCGCTGGGGCTCTGGAAGCAGTACAGACCGACGAAGGACCCCTCAACTGCGGAGCTGAGCAACGCAGTTAGGGATACCCGCCAGGCGTTGGTATACGCGGCCATTGCGCTGTTGGTAATCGCCGGCGCGGGCGCGGTATGGACAGGGCTAATAAAGCCGGCGCACTAG
- a CDS encoding ATP-binding protein: protein MKLTRRVAAIDGRRCAKCNLCVRTCPTGALKPPRVLYSRCTGCGLCTYTCPRGAIEMATRPSLAAYLLIGVLALAAVSAAGLILLTPYLYPSHAQTLNFTANVTLPTFTPTNATVPTGEEAAGAGSGFG, encoded by the coding sequence ATGAAGCTAACTAGGAGAGTCGCGGCGATAGACGGGCGGAGGTGCGCAAAATGCAACCTCTGTGTAAGAACATGCCCCACCGGCGCTCTGAAGCCTCCCCGCGTCCTCTACTCACGTTGCACCGGTTGCGGCCTCTGCACCTATACATGCCCAAGGGGGGCGATAGAGATGGCGACTAGGCCTAGCCTTGCCGCCTACCTCCTCATCGGGGTGCTGGCCCTCGCCGCCGTGTCCGCGGCTGGGCTGATCCTCCTAACGCCCTACCTCTACCCAAGCCACGCCCAGACGCTTAACTTCACGGCAAACGTAACACTGCCAACCTTCACCCCCACCAACGCCACAGTGCCTACGGGGGAGGAGGCGGCAGGCGCAGGCTCGGGCTTCGGGTGA
- a CDS encoding cytochrome b/b6 domain-containing protein, which produces MRPLIKTEGGKEYVLRFKPATQIAHLFLLVGMTISFITGLPMFFKFGEVNIFEGLGAALGLPAPHTSSQLISILHDWVGPILMLIGVLIVLAASDKRAGLREITKFGEALRVFKEVAEYRLGRRKEYPPTPFYHPFQVMWVWGVILGLLLLGVSGLFLVVEKWFYMQILPPWWRGFMSLLHIFGAFIFYVALPIHFIMSIFPTNWPMLKSQLLAKGYVPIEWWMAHHKAYVEEVKKRGGP; this is translated from the coding sequence ATGAGGCCGTTGATAAAGACCGAGGGGGGCAAGGAATACGTCCTTAGGTTTAAGCCCGCTACGCAGATTGCGCATTTGTTCCTACTCGTGGGCATGACCATCAGCTTCATAACGGGCCTCCCCATGTTCTTCAAATTCGGCGAGGTCAACATATTCGAGGGGCTTGGGGCGGCGCTAGGCCTGCCGGCGCCGCACACCTCCAGCCAGCTGATAAGCATACTCCACGACTGGGTTGGGCCAATACTGATGCTCATAGGAGTGTTGATTGTCCTGGCCGCCTCAGACAAGAGGGCTGGGCTTAGGGAAATCACGAAGTTCGGCGAGGCGCTCCGCGTGTTTAAGGAAGTCGCCGAGTACAGGCTAGGCCGTAGAAAGGAGTATCCGCCCACGCCGTTCTACCACCCGTTCCAAGTTATGTGGGTGTGGGGCGTCATCTTGGGGCTACTCCTCCTGGGCGTATCCGGGCTGTTCCTGGTGGTGGAGAAGTGGTTCTATATGCAGATCCTACCGCCTTGGTGGAGGGGCTTCATGTCGCTGTTGCACATATTCGGCGCGTTCATCTTCTACGTCGCACTCCCCATACACTTCATCATGTCGATCTTCCCCACCAACTGGCCGATGCTGAAGTCGCAGTTGTTGGCGAAAGGCTATGTGCCGATTGAGTGGTGGATGGCGCACCACAAGGCGTATGTGGAAGAGGTGAAGAAGAGGGGTGGGCCATGA
- a CDS encoding 4Fe-4S dicluster domain-containing protein, whose protein sequence is MKIYADFGRCVRGFWTGASCRKCVDVCPAGALYVEGRFVKAEPSLCVGCGVCMSACPTGVFTAQLGPYISCREGGVCINGLRAEDYLRLVEKYGEVTVDARCDDCSLRGRGLEELEKAVKAGLKIRVIRGRGGDVGRRMLLRRGLAKLAGGDLLEVKRGPPRRISYDREKAVELGLVSPRRPAIDVEKCTACFLCAGVCPIQAIEVDEDEVMLKVDGYKCAECGLCAEACPEGAIKLVEGGEPVETYLFEVEQCPNCGTVYPKKRGVCPVCGVGRELIREVYGV, encoded by the coding sequence ATGAAAATCTACGCTGACTTCGGCAGGTGCGTCAGGGGCTTCTGGACAGGCGCAAGCTGTAGAAAATGCGTTGACGTGTGTCCCGCGGGCGCGCTCTACGTCGAGGGGAGGTTTGTGAAGGCCGAGCCAAGCCTCTGCGTCGGTTGCGGCGTCTGCATGTCGGCATGTCCCACCGGCGTCTTCACAGCCCAGCTGGGGCCCTACATCAGCTGTAGAGAGGGCGGGGTCTGTATAAACGGCCTAAGGGCGGAGGACTACCTGAGGCTGGTGGAGAAATACGGCGAGGTTACGGTAGACGCCAGATGCGACGACTGTAGCCTCAGGGGTAGGGGGCTAGAGGAGCTTGAGAAGGCGGTGAAGGCGGGTCTAAAAATTAGGGTTATCAGAGGCCGCGGCGGCGACGTAGGCAGAAGGATGCTCCTCCGGAGGGGCCTCGCCAAGCTCGCCGGCGGCGACTTACTTGAGGTGAAGAGGGGCCCGCCCCGGCGTATCTCCTACGACAGAGAGAAAGCGGTGGAGCTGGGCTTGGTCAGCCCCAGGAGGCCGGCTATCGACGTGGAGAAGTGCACGGCATGCTTCCTATGCGCCGGCGTGTGTCCAATACAAGCCATTGAGGTAGACGAGGACGAGGTTATGCTAAAGGTAGACGGCTACAAATGCGCGGAGTGCGGCCTCTGCGCCGAGGCTTGTCCAGAAGGCGCGATCAAGCTCGTGGAGGGGGGAGAGCCCGTGGAGACCTACCTATTCGAGGTGGAGCAGTGCCCCAACTGCGGCACGGTGTATCCCAAGAAGAGGGGCGTGTGTCCTGTGTGTGGAGTTGGGAGAGAGCTGATTAGGGAGGTGTATGGAGTGTAG
- a CDS encoding TorD/DmsD family molecular chaperone, with translation MSSAGMYFFLSRLVLKELEPAELPQVEKVAAELPEPYRSAMLGELKREEAYLRLRVDYTKTFIQYVHPYESVFRDPSGLLCTDLSSEVVRFYRKMGYEPDLREARVRCGDHLGLELAFVGILLEEGKTAEALQFLERHLLRWGPLAGIAIREAASTPFYSAVGDLVVKFLLEDYENLR, from the coding sequence GTGTCTAGCGCCGGGATGTACTTCTTTTTAAGCAGGCTTGTCCTCAAGGAGCTTGAGCCCGCCGAGCTACCACAGGTGGAGAAGGTCGCCGCCGAGCTTCCAGAGCCCTATAGAAGCGCTATGTTGGGCGAGCTGAAGAGGGAAGAGGCCTACCTCAGGCTGAGGGTTGACTACACAAAGACCTTCATCCAGTATGTCCACCCCTATGAGTCCGTCTTCAGGGACCCCTCTGGACTGCTATGCACGGATCTTTCAAGCGAGGTGGTGAGGTTCTACAGGAAGATGGGCTACGAGCCCGACCTCAGGGAGGCTAGGGTGCGGTGCGGAGATCACCTAGGCCTAGAGCTGGCCTTCGTTGGAATACTCCTAGAGGAGGGTAAGACCGCCGAGGCCCTCCAGTTCCTAGAACGGCACCTACTTAGGTGGGGGCCTCTCGCCGGGATAGCCATTAGGGAGGCCGCCTCTACGCCCTTCTACTCGGCGGTGGGGGATCTCGTCGTGAAGTTCCTACTTGAGGACTATGAAAATCTACGCTGA
- a CDS encoding molybdopterin dinucleotide binding domain-containing protein, whose product MTEAVLSRRDFLKASAAAMAVGIAAGAFVKAQLYSEVEQDQNWWSGATGKFKGYPTLYRVPPTGGVKEVGGSFEVSTPDGLKTISLKWWENWIDWREYDAKAWPKPRERRYFIATGGVCGGCEVSCHFVVWIDKDTRLARKVMVNPLNKSNWGLCVRGQSAAAAAAHPDRIVYILSKIDPKTGKRVGARGDDNFVRVTYDESLEIVSDYYAKAFYEYFVEGNPIGSTRLHWHEGRPLQTGYFTHHPWVKDWEQQHAFGSHTNLCSAGARLGNNLWIAMDRNSPDYYRAKVVVNHGMGHLGDAAHFLMSHGPRLAVARLKGTKIISVREKYFHTELLADYWVTPWPGTEAWLWAAVANVLINELNAVDWEFVRRWWNWDWFLRDRKLLQHLYNMGYIKTLPPDDIYGVTEDGVVYIKDYAKAWDYFQKFLREYFANFTPEYAAWVTRLNAKTPPPDPLSEEEVRNAAALIRAIAKEVAAAGKALSINQWRGPGQTYGGWMLARMFFLLIALTGAVGTVGGTGAASWHNTDFVYYWWQGTLAAQVLKRKLDGPAVWNINMIAPEESAFGSYDPTNTIPFRMYDPEWQEYWRSLGFAVPDRVYVWISRVVNPPATYQAGAQWVRFFANPEKVELKVHMTQFWNETCYFSDLCISEGHWFERHDPQPAAPGIYAPDRWFSVRWPSYVIFLMRMGWRPKDPHRSALEAHQQIGLGDVISPEEWYLELAWRTIAKTVLMAKKNGKPVEDLLRDKEVDYLGAKVKIPSLADRLAFLIDVNRGKRYAAQLGIPPEQLPEKLIRDLYDGKITYEQFVNDIRKQVVPTMWDMYNWAVYAYSPTVVKFSKDKGLEPVEALELYQFVIHDTNVYAEKTYLKKVPREQVARVDPITKLAYDKAGGIAGVEIDGEIYLGFNVLGTVTHTLKLEWYNPAMAEQELREVSIPIIPLEADLKKAIAGDLGTVQKLINAKLHFVIPIHDFWARIPGLTTGVDPRKGEFDFVANSRFLYQGENSRVQQMWYSFELWPSLYLWMNPIDAQLLGLKTGDAVRVRFLIQALNDLEVSSMVTKVWVTPRVREGVVVLLHGAYRWRPAWWNHSRVLEVAGSYPTSAVFQTVDIKVDGAGLVDKIRAGDFNWKRLKWTKVADPAPLTEEELGKIAITKLYKERGMPYWDLAKYVWWKETGTTYDFVLPQTNDPIAWTNLWHFKVKIEKADPKEYGSMEFDFEAAKAAFDFFYKLLTHGSRGKLAQGIYSLWSQRWGGLRLEFPRILGIIRGEVLCPKPGAPGCARPDLVRMRRTFLWGLGIGPKPAKSAYYWPPKVPDLRELP is encoded by the coding sequence ATGACGGAGGCGGTCCTCTCTAGGAGAGACTTCCTAAAGGCGAGCGCCGCGGCGATGGCGGTGGGGATCGCCGCCGGCGCCTTTGTAAAAGCTCAGCTCTACAGCGAGGTGGAGCAGGACCAGAACTGGTGGAGCGGCGCCACCGGCAAGTTCAAGGGGTACCCAACCCTATACCGCGTCCCGCCCACTGGCGGGGTGAAGGAGGTGGGCGGCTCCTTCGAGGTGAGCACCCCCGACGGGCTGAAGACCATATCTCTGAAGTGGTGGGAGAACTGGATAGACTGGCGGGAGTACGACGCTAAGGCGTGGCCTAAGCCCAGGGAGAGGAGGTACTTCATAGCCACCGGCGGAGTCTGCGGCGGGTGCGAGGTGAGTTGCCACTTCGTGGTGTGGATAGACAAAGACACGAGACTGGCGCGGAAGGTAATGGTCAACCCGCTCAACAAGAGCAACTGGGGGCTCTGCGTGCGCGGCCAGAGCGCCGCCGCCGCGGCGGCCCACCCAGACAGGATAGTGTATATACTAAGCAAGATAGACCCCAAGACGGGCAAGAGGGTGGGCGCCAGGGGCGACGACAACTTCGTTAGGGTGACCTACGACGAGTCTCTCGAAATCGTATCTGACTACTACGCAAAAGCCTTCTACGAGTACTTCGTCGAGGGCAACCCCATAGGCTCGACGAGGTTGCACTGGCACGAGGGCAGACCTCTACAGACCGGCTACTTCACCCACCACCCCTGGGTTAAAGACTGGGAGCAACAACACGCCTTCGGTAGCCACACCAACCTGTGTTCGGCTGGAGCCCGCCTAGGCAACAACCTCTGGATCGCCATGGACCGCAACTCGCCGGATTACTACAGGGCGAAGGTGGTGGTCAATCACGGCATGGGCCACCTGGGAGACGCTGCTCACTTCCTAATGTCCCACGGCCCTAGGCTGGCGGTGGCGAGGTTAAAGGGGACTAAGATCATCTCGGTGAGGGAGAAGTACTTCCACACGGAGCTTCTAGCCGACTACTGGGTGACTCCGTGGCCTGGCACCGAGGCGTGGCTGTGGGCGGCTGTGGCAAACGTCCTCATCAACGAGCTAAACGCGGTGGATTGGGAGTTCGTCAGGAGGTGGTGGAACTGGGACTGGTTCCTGAGGGATAGGAAGCTGCTGCAACACCTCTACAACATGGGCTACATAAAGACGCTCCCGCCCGACGACATATACGGCGTGACGGAAGACGGCGTGGTTTACATAAAGGACTACGCCAAGGCGTGGGACTACTTCCAGAAGTTCCTAAGGGAGTACTTCGCGAACTTCACCCCCGAATACGCCGCGTGGGTCACGAGGCTAAACGCCAAGACGCCGCCGCCCGACCCGTTGAGTGAGGAGGAGGTCAGAAACGCCGCCGCCTTGATACGCGCCATAGCTAAAGAAGTCGCCGCGGCGGGCAAGGCGCTGTCTATAAACCAGTGGCGCGGCCCCGGCCAGACCTACGGCGGGTGGATGCTGGCGAGGATGTTCTTCTTACTAATAGCGCTGACAGGCGCCGTCGGCACTGTGGGAGGCACCGGCGCGGCCTCGTGGCACAACACCGACTTCGTGTACTACTGGTGGCAGGGCACCCTCGCGGCCCAGGTGCTGAAGAGGAAGCTAGACGGACCCGCCGTCTGGAACATAAACATGATAGCGCCAGAGGAGAGCGCCTTCGGGTCCTACGACCCCACCAACACCATACCCTTCAGGATGTACGACCCCGAGTGGCAGGAGTACTGGAGAAGCCTCGGCTTCGCGGTGCCCGACAGAGTGTATGTATGGATTTCCCGTGTGGTGAATCCGCCAGCCACATATCAAGCCGGCGCCCAGTGGGTGAGGTTCTTCGCAAACCCAGAAAAGGTGGAGCTGAAGGTACACATGACCCAGTTCTGGAACGAGACCTGCTACTTCTCAGACCTCTGCATATCTGAGGGGCACTGGTTCGAGCGCCACGACCCCCAGCCGGCCGCCCCCGGCATATATGCGCCAGATAGGTGGTTCAGCGTGCGGTGGCCCTCCTACGTCATATTCTTGATGAGGATGGGCTGGAGGCCGAAGGACCCGCACAGATCTGCGCTTGAGGCCCACCAGCAGATAGGCCTTGGCGACGTCATCTCGCCGGAGGAGTGGTATCTGGAGCTGGCCTGGAGAACCATAGCGAAGACTGTGCTTATGGCTAAGAAAAACGGGAAGCCAGTGGAGGATCTGCTAAGGGATAAGGAGGTGGACTACCTGGGGGCCAAGGTGAAGATACCCAGCCTCGCCGACAGGCTGGCCTTCCTAATCGATGTCAACAGAGGCAAGCGCTACGCGGCGCAGCTCGGCATTCCGCCCGAGCAGTTGCCCGAGAAGCTGATTAGGGACCTCTACGACGGGAAGATCACCTACGAGCAGTTCGTAAACGACATTAGGAAGCAGGTGGTGCCGACGATGTGGGATATGTACAACTGGGCTGTATACGCCTACTCGCCCACCGTCGTCAAGTTCTCAAAGGACAAAGGCCTGGAGCCCGTGGAGGCGCTGGAGCTGTACCAGTTCGTCATACACGACACTAACGTATACGCCGAGAAGACCTACCTAAAGAAGGTGCCGAGGGAGCAGGTGGCTAGGGTAGACCCCATCACGAAGCTGGCCTACGACAAGGCGGGGGGCATCGCCGGCGTAGAAATCGACGGCGAGATATACCTCGGGTTCAACGTCCTCGGCACAGTCACCCACACTCTGAAGCTTGAGTGGTACAACCCGGCCATGGCCGAGCAGGAGCTGAGAGAGGTGTCTATACCCATTATCCCATTGGAGGCGGACCTAAAGAAGGCCATTGCAGGTGACTTGGGGACGGTACAGAAGCTGATAAACGCGAAGCTACACTTCGTCATACCGATTCACGACTTCTGGGCGAGGATCCCCGGCTTAACCACCGGCGTCGACCCGAGGAAGGGCGAGTTCGACTTCGTCGCCAACTCCCGCTTCCTGTACCAAGGCGAGAACTCCCGCGTGCAGCAGATGTGGTACTCCTTCGAGCTGTGGCCCTCGCTCTACCTCTGGATGAACCCCATAGACGCCCAGCTGCTGGGCCTCAAGACCGGCGACGCGGTGAGGGTGAGGTTCTTAATCCAGGCGTTGAATGACCTTGAGGTCTCGAGCATGGTGACGAAGGTGTGGGTCACTCCCAGGGTGAGGGAGGGCGTCGTGGTGCTTCTACACGGCGCATATAGGTGGAGGCCGGCTTGGTGGAACCACAGCAGAGTGTTGGAGGTCGCCGGCTCCTACCCAACCTCCGCGGTCTTCCAGACCGTCGACATCAAGGTAGACGGCGCAGGCCTCGTGGATAAGATACGGGCGGGGGACTTCAACTGGAAACGCCTCAAGTGGACTAAGGTCGCCGACCCCGCGCCCCTCACTGAGGAGGAGCTCGGCAAGATCGCGATTACGAAGCTGTACAAGGAGAGGGGCATGCCCTATTGGGACCTCGCCAAGTACGTCTGGTGGAAGGAGACCGGCACCACCTACGACTTCGTACTCCCGCAGACCAATGACCCAATCGCCTGGACTAACCTCTGGCACTTCAAGGTCAAGATAGAGAAGGCGGATCCCAAGGAGTACGGCTCTATGGAGTTCGACTTCGAGGCCGCGAAGGCCGCCTTCGACTTCTTCTACAAACTACTGACACACGGCAGCAGAGGCAAGCTGGCCCAGGGCATATACAGCCTGTGGTCCCAGAGGTGGGGCGGGCTGAGGCTGGAGTTCCCACGTATACTCGGCATAATCAGGGGAGAGGTGCTGTGCCCCAAGCCCGGCGCGCCCGGTTGCGCGAGGCCCGACTTGGTCAGGATGAGGCGCACCTTCCTGTGGGGCCTGGGCATAGGCCCCAAGCCCGCCAAGTCTGCCTACTACTGGCCTCCGAAGGTGCCGGACCTCCGCGAGCTTCCGTGA